A DNA window from Lepidochelys kempii isolate rLepKem1 chromosome 9, rLepKem1.hap2, whole genome shotgun sequence contains the following coding sequences:
- the AMOTL2 gene encoding angiomotin-like protein 2 isoform X1, giving the protein MRTAEDSSGTVLHRLIQEQLRYGNLTENRTLLAIQQQALRGGGSTGSPRSSLESLTQEESQMVQQSTRQEPQGQEHHCDHIYLENNVYRLHQPQHKGEELPTYEEAKVHSQYYASQRGQQAGVPCPGAPAEPGQRRAYAPDSSSKRQDESLKELKHGHVRSLSERLMQMSLERNGAKAQNHMSSSHSYPQLSRHFQLSAPRGQHAEGMEPRGPPPEYPYIIPPQEPAVGYLADPRHCSREGPGFQHPEVRVMQAHMSQAFLPQQAALCHGPLGSLTPAGMEALMTAQAASASSHLAQMETVLREKEKLLRESETLQRENEKLRRELESCSKKASRIQKLETEIQRISEDYENLMKASSKREALEKTMRNKKDGEMRRLQDFNRDLKERLESANKQLASKQQENPEGSQGTVAKLLAQSYEHQQEKEKLEREISRLRSANEDQRRRAELLEQALSNAQTRAAKTEDELRRKRAYVEKVERLQQALGQLQAACEKREQLELRLRTRLEQELKMLRAQQRQVGAPTGGSPELSAHMLAEQLREKEEKILALEADMTKWEQKYLEECTMRQFAMDAAATAAAQRDTTIINHSPRHSPNNSFDEDLLLANHKHQEMENRLKALHAQILEKDAVIKILQQRSRKDPSKTLQGSLRPAKSVPSVFAASGAQNWPGATHSERLVEGPSRGSPAGKVLVEETPSPSPCSPLPFHSKRGSKDGSTQTDGVPESSLGSLGEGPGAQLDSSPAHSMETMSAARTISLSDMVEILI; this is encoded by the exons ATGAGGACGGCGGAGGATTCCTCTGGGACGGTCCTGCACCGGCTCATCCAGGAGCAGCTGAGATACGGGAACCTCACAGAGAACCGCACGCTGCTGGCTATTCAGCAGCAGGCGTTGCGTGGAGGTGGGAGCACGGGCAGCCCTCGCTCCTCACTGGAAAGTCTCACCCAAGAAGAGAGCCAGATGGTCCAGCAGTCCACACggcaggagccccagggccaggagcaCCACTGCGACCACATCTACCTGGAGAACAATGTGTATCGGCTCCACCAGCCTCAGCACAAGGGCGAGGAGCTCCCCACCTATGAGGAGGCCAAAGTGCATTCCCAGTACTATGCCTCACAGCGAGGACAGCAGGCTGGGGTGCCCTGTCCAGGTGCCCCCGCTGAGCCTGGCCAACGCAGGGCCTATGCCCCTGACAGCAGCAGCAAGCGGCAGGACGAGTCACTAAAGGAGCTGAAGCATGGGCATGTGAGGTCATTGAGTGAACGCCTCATGCAAATGTCGCTGGAGAGGAATGGAGCCAAGGCCCAGAACCACATGAGCTCCTCCCACAGTTATCCCCAGCTATCAAGGCActtccagctgtcagccccaagAGGGCAGCATGCCGAGGGGATGGAGCCACGGGGTCCCCCTCCAGAGTACCCCTACATCATCCCCCCACAGGAGCCTGCAGTTGGTTACCTGGCAGATCCCAGGCACTGCTCCAGggaagggccaggatttcagcatCCTGAAGTCAG GGTGATGCAGGCCCATATGTCCCAGGCTTTCCTGCCCCAGCAGGCTGCTCTGTGTCACGGCCCGCTGGGCTCCCTTACACCAGCTGGGATGGAGGCTCTGATGACAGCCCAAGCCGCATCGGCCAGCAGCCACTTGGCCCAAATGGAGACAGTCCTGAGGGAGAAAGAGAAGCTGCTGAGGGAGAGTGAGACGCTCCAGAGGGAAAACGAAAAGCTGCGGCGGGAGCTTGAGAGCTGCAGTAAAAAAGCGAGCCGGATTCAGAAG CTGGAAACAGAGATTCAGCGAATCTCCGAGGACTACGAAAACCTAATGAAGGCATCTTCCAAGCGAGAGGCATTGGAGAAAACCATGAGGAACAAGAAGGATGGGGAGATGCGGCGGCTTCAGGATTTCAACCGGGATCTGAAAG AACGGTTGGAATCTGCAAACAAACAGCTGGCCAGCAAGCAGCAGGAGAACCCAGAAGGCAGCCAGGGGACTGTGGCAAAACTGCTTGCACAAA GCTATGAGCACCAGCAGGAGAAAGAGAAGCTGGAGCGGGAGATTTCACGACTGCGCAGTGCCAACGAGGACCAGCGCCGGCGGGCGGAGCTGCTGGAGCAGGCTCTAAGCAACGCCCAGACACGGGCAGCTAAGACCGAGGACGAGCTGAGGAGGAAGCGGGCGTACGTGGAGAAGGTGGAGAGGCTGCAGCAGGccctgggccagctccaggctGCCTGCGAAAAGCGTGAGCAGCTGGAACTGCGTCTCCGCACCCGCCTGGAGCAGGAGCTGAAGATGCTGCGGGCCCAGCAG AGACAGGTGGGAGCCCCAACTGGAGGATCCCCAGAGCTGAGTGCCCACATGCTGGCCGAACAGttgagagagaaggaagaaaagatcCTAGCCCTGGAGGCAGACATGACCAAGTGGGAGCAGAAGTATCTGGAGGAATGCACCATGAGGCAGTTTGCCATGGATGCAGCTGCCACCGCTGCTGCGCAGCGGGACACGACTATCATCAACCACTCCCCGCGTCACTCCCCCAATAACAGCTTTGACGAGGATCTCCTCTTGGCCAATCACAAGCACCAGGAGATGGAAAACAG GTTAAAAGCACTTCATGCCCAAATATTGGAGAAGGATGCAGTCATCAAAATTCTGCAGCAGCGCTCGCGGAAGGATCCCAGCAAGACTCTGCAGGGCTCCCTTCGGCCAGCCAAATCTGTGCCATCCGTCTTTGCTGCCTCGGGGGCCCAGAATTGGCCGGGGGCCACCCACAGTGAACGGTTGGTCGAGGGCCCTTCCAGAGGGAGTCCAG CAGGCAAAGTCCTGGTGGAGGAGACGCCCAGCCCATCTCCTTGCAGCCCTCTCCCCTTCCACTCCAAACGTGGCAGCAAAGATGGGAGCACCCAGACGGATGGCGTGCCTGAGAGCAGCCTCGGCAGTCTGGGCGAGGGACCTGGTGCCCAGCTCGACAGCAGCCCAGCGCACTCCATGG AGACCATGTCTGCTGCCAGGACCATCAGCCTGTCAGACATGGTGGAAATTCTAATCTGA
- the AMOTL2 gene encoding angiomotin-like protein 2 isoform X2, whose protein sequence is MVPELHGAKCCTNPEQKDNPCQGFKEIGYFQKPLSGTPSQPRRVMQAHMSQAFLPQQAALCHGPLGSLTPAGMEALMTAQAASASSHLAQMETVLREKEKLLRESETLQRENEKLRRELESCSKKASRIQKLETEIQRISEDYENLMKASSKREALEKTMRNKKDGEMRRLQDFNRDLKERLESANKQLASKQQENPEGSQGTVAKLLAQSYEHQQEKEKLEREISRLRSANEDQRRRAELLEQALSNAQTRAAKTEDELRRKRAYVEKVERLQQALGQLQAACEKREQLELRLRTRLEQELKMLRAQQRQVGAPTGGSPELSAHMLAEQLREKEEKILALEADMTKWEQKYLEECTMRQFAMDAAATAAAQRDTTIINHSPRHSPNNSFDEDLLLANHKHQEMENRLKALHAQILEKDAVIKILQQRSRKDPSKTLQGSLRPAKSVPSVFAASGAQNWPGATHSERLVEGPSRGSPAGKVLVEETPSPSPCSPLPFHSKRGSKDGSTQTDGVPESSLGSLGEGPGAQLDSSPAHSMETMSAARTISLSDMVEILI, encoded by the exons ATGGTACCAGAACTCCATGgcgctaagtgctgtacaaatccagaacaaaaagacaatccctgccagGGGTTCAAGGAGATTGGATATTTCCAGAAGCCACTCAGTGGCACGCCATCCCAGCCACGCAG GGTGATGCAGGCCCATATGTCCCAGGCTTTCCTGCCCCAGCAGGCTGCTCTGTGTCACGGCCCGCTGGGCTCCCTTACACCAGCTGGGATGGAGGCTCTGATGACAGCCCAAGCCGCATCGGCCAGCAGCCACTTGGCCCAAATGGAGACAGTCCTGAGGGAGAAAGAGAAGCTGCTGAGGGAGAGTGAGACGCTCCAGAGGGAAAACGAAAAGCTGCGGCGGGAGCTTGAGAGCTGCAGTAAAAAAGCGAGCCGGATTCAGAAG CTGGAAACAGAGATTCAGCGAATCTCCGAGGACTACGAAAACCTAATGAAGGCATCTTCCAAGCGAGAGGCATTGGAGAAAACCATGAGGAACAAGAAGGATGGGGAGATGCGGCGGCTTCAGGATTTCAACCGGGATCTGAAAG AACGGTTGGAATCTGCAAACAAACAGCTGGCCAGCAAGCAGCAGGAGAACCCAGAAGGCAGCCAGGGGACTGTGGCAAAACTGCTTGCACAAA GCTATGAGCACCAGCAGGAGAAAGAGAAGCTGGAGCGGGAGATTTCACGACTGCGCAGTGCCAACGAGGACCAGCGCCGGCGGGCGGAGCTGCTGGAGCAGGCTCTAAGCAACGCCCAGACACGGGCAGCTAAGACCGAGGACGAGCTGAGGAGGAAGCGGGCGTACGTGGAGAAGGTGGAGAGGCTGCAGCAGGccctgggccagctccaggctGCCTGCGAAAAGCGTGAGCAGCTGGAACTGCGTCTCCGCACCCGCCTGGAGCAGGAGCTGAAGATGCTGCGGGCCCAGCAG AGACAGGTGGGAGCCCCAACTGGAGGATCCCCAGAGCTGAGTGCCCACATGCTGGCCGAACAGttgagagagaaggaagaaaagatcCTAGCCCTGGAGGCAGACATGACCAAGTGGGAGCAGAAGTATCTGGAGGAATGCACCATGAGGCAGTTTGCCATGGATGCAGCTGCCACCGCTGCTGCGCAGCGGGACACGACTATCATCAACCACTCCCCGCGTCACTCCCCCAATAACAGCTTTGACGAGGATCTCCTCTTGGCCAATCACAAGCACCAGGAGATGGAAAACAG GTTAAAAGCACTTCATGCCCAAATATTGGAGAAGGATGCAGTCATCAAAATTCTGCAGCAGCGCTCGCGGAAGGATCCCAGCAAGACTCTGCAGGGCTCCCTTCGGCCAGCCAAATCTGTGCCATCCGTCTTTGCTGCCTCGGGGGCCCAGAATTGGCCGGGGGCCACCCACAGTGAACGGTTGGTCGAGGGCCCTTCCAGAGGGAGTCCAG CAGGCAAAGTCCTGGTGGAGGAGACGCCCAGCCCATCTCCTTGCAGCCCTCTCCCCTTCCACTCCAAACGTGGCAGCAAAGATGGGAGCACCCAGACGGATGGCGTGCCTGAGAGCAGCCTCGGCAGTCTGGGCGAGGGACCTGGTGCCCAGCTCGACAGCAGCCCAGCGCACTCCATGG AGACCATGTCTGCTGCCAGGACCATCAGCCTGTCAGACATGGTGGAAATTCTAATCTGA